A single window of Actinoallomurus bryophytorum DNA harbors:
- a CDS encoding MFS transporter, which produces MDRTEGPAAPPDTVRSLVPARIDRLPWSRFHTRMIAALGVAWVLDGLEIQIASIIGPVLQHADTLNLTSKEVGFSATIYLLGEVFGALIFGRLSDKLGRRKLFIVTLGLYLVANGLTALSFNYPIFLFFRFAAGMGIGGEYAAIHSAIDELIPARYRGRVDLAVSGTYWFGAILGSLGEYVLLDPDLLPRNLGWRLGFLIGPVIGVAIWGLRRNLPESPRWQLMHGQAEAAERTLAQIEREVESSGVRLPKVDETKYIEVEAHESTSFAQVARTLFREYPKRSVLGATLMISQSFLYNAIFFTYGLVLKHFYGVADHDVAKYFFAFAAGNLLGPLVIGRLFDTIGRKRMISSTYLLSGTMLAFSGWLFNIGALTAVTQTILWSVIFFIASAAASSGYLTVSEIFPMELRSQAIALFFAIAQVFGALGPTIFGSLIGDQDHPNPGRLFIAYLIAAGIMIIAGIVAAFWGVKAEQTSLEDIAAPLSSVRRKADRLGDKLDPGTGPGPAPA; this is translated from the coding sequence GTGGATCGAACGGAAGGTCCGGCGGCGCCGCCGGATACCGTACGCAGCCTCGTCCCCGCCCGGATCGACCGCCTGCCGTGGTCGCGGTTCCACACCCGGATGATCGCCGCGCTCGGCGTGGCCTGGGTGCTGGACGGCCTGGAGATCCAGATCGCGAGCATCATCGGCCCCGTGCTCCAGCATGCCGACACGCTGAACCTCACCTCGAAGGAGGTCGGGTTCTCCGCCACGATCTACCTGCTCGGCGAGGTCTTCGGCGCGCTGATCTTCGGCCGGCTCTCGGACAAGCTGGGACGCCGCAAGCTGTTCATCGTCACACTCGGGCTCTACCTGGTCGCCAACGGCCTGACGGCGCTGTCCTTCAACTACCCGATCTTCCTGTTCTTCCGGTTCGCCGCCGGGATGGGCATCGGCGGAGAGTACGCCGCCATCCACTCGGCGATCGACGAGCTGATCCCGGCGCGGTACCGGGGCCGCGTCGACCTGGCCGTGAGCGGCACCTACTGGTTCGGCGCGATCCTCGGCTCGCTCGGGGAGTACGTCCTCCTGGACCCGGACCTGCTGCCGAGAAACCTCGGCTGGCGTCTCGGCTTCCTCATCGGGCCGGTGATCGGCGTCGCGATCTGGGGACTGCGCCGTAACCTGCCGGAGAGCCCGCGCTGGCAGCTCATGCACGGGCAGGCCGAGGCGGCAGAGCGCACGCTCGCCCAGATCGAGCGTGAGGTCGAGTCGTCCGGCGTACGGCTGCCCAAGGTCGACGAGACCAAGTACATCGAGGTCGAGGCGCACGAGTCGACCTCGTTCGCGCAGGTCGCACGGACGCTGTTCCGCGAGTACCCGAAGCGCTCGGTGCTGGGCGCGACCCTGATGATCAGCCAGTCGTTCCTCTACAACGCGATCTTCTTCACGTACGGCCTCGTGCTCAAGCACTTCTACGGCGTCGCCGACCATGACGTGGCCAAGTACTTCTTCGCCTTCGCGGCGGGCAACCTGCTCGGGCCGCTGGTCATCGGGCGGCTGTTCGACACGATCGGCCGCAAGCGCATGATCTCGAGCACGTACCTGCTGTCCGGCACGATGCTGGCCTTCAGCGGCTGGCTGTTCAACATCGGCGCGCTGACCGCCGTCACGCAGACGATCCTGTGGTCGGTCATCTTCTTCATCGCCTCGGCCGCGGCCAGCTCCGGCTACCTGACGGTCAGCGAGATCTTCCCGATGGAGCTGCGCTCGCAGGCGATCGCGCTGTTCTTCGCCATCGCGCAGGTGTTCGGCGCCCTCGGCCCGACCATCTTCGGCTCGCTCATCGGCGACCAGGACCACCCGAACCCCGGACGCCTCTTCATCGCCTACCTGATCGCCGCCGGCATCATGATCATCGCCGGGATCGTCGCGGCGTTCTGGGGCGTCAAGGCGGAGCAGACCTCACTGGAGGACATCGCCGCGCCGCTGTCGTCGGTCCGCCGCAAAGCCGACCGCCTCGGGGACAAGCTCGACCCCGGCACCGGCCCGGGGCCCGCTCCCGCCTAG
- a CDS encoding MerR family transcriptional regulator: MRIGELATRTGVSTRSLRYYEEQGLLPARRADNGYREYDESDLRLVAEIRALLAAGFSLEDSRPFVDCLRAGHEEGGSCPESVAVYRRKLAQIDAEVHALIRQRAEVAEQLARFCPGCVLSTEGRNDRTDDRELRRGGAPLGPPGPRRLLGRVVPTVPDDRADP, encoded by the coding sequence ATGCGGATCGGGGAGCTGGCGACGCGTACCGGTGTCAGCACGCGCTCGCTGCGCTACTACGAGGAGCAGGGTCTCCTCCCGGCGCGGCGTGCGGACAACGGCTACCGGGAGTACGACGAGTCGGACCTGCGGCTGGTCGCGGAGATCCGCGCGCTGCTCGCCGCCGGGTTCTCCCTGGAGGACTCCCGGCCGTTCGTGGACTGCCTGCGGGCGGGTCACGAGGAGGGCGGCTCCTGCCCGGAGTCGGTCGCGGTGTACCGGCGCAAGCTCGCGCAGATCGACGCGGAGGTCCACGCCCTGATCCGGCAACGTGCCGAGGTGGCCGAGCAGCTGGCACGTTTCTGTCCCGGCTGCGTGCTGTCCACGGAGGGAAGAAATGATCGAACTGACGACCGAGAACTTCGACGCGGAGGTGCTCCACTCGGACCGCCCGGTCCTCGTCGACTTCTGGGCCGAGTGGTGCCCACCGTGCCGGATGATCGCGCCGATCCTTGA
- a CDS encoding PLP-dependent aminotransferase family protein gives MSTRTINATTLARLLGGAPAVRPYYAAIGGGLRGLVLDGRLPLRTRLPAERDLAAVLGVSRTTVTAAYDALRSEGFVESRQGAGSWTALPAGTPAQARHELAGDRTLIDLACVAPAAPAGFEECVAAAVAELPRHTGGPGYEPLGLAGLRQAIAERYTVRGVPTLPEQILVTTGAQHALCLVVQAFVHPGDAVLVESPTYPHALDALRRAGARLVPAGVNAGWDLELIAGGMRQAAARLAYVIPDFQNPTGRLMADEDRAALVAAARDAGAYVVSDETFAELAVDDVPRSRPLAAHDTDGRVISIGSAAKVLWGGLRIGWIRAGQALVRRLAEARETVDLASPVLEQLIVTELLDRIETITADRRTMLRERRGALVAALRHECPDWEFEVPPGGLSLWVRLPGGSSTALAAAAGRHGLHLVPGTAFGVDGVLDDHMRVPYVLPPDRLREAVTRLAAARHDAHAAHPVPRAYV, from the coding sequence ATGTCGACGCGAACCATCAATGCCACGACGCTCGCCCGGCTCCTCGGCGGAGCGCCGGCGGTCCGGCCGTACTACGCGGCGATCGGCGGCGGGCTGCGCGGTCTCGTGCTCGACGGCCGGCTTCCGCTGCGCACCCGCCTGCCGGCCGAGCGCGACCTCGCGGCCGTCCTCGGGGTGAGCCGTACGACGGTCACCGCGGCCTATGACGCGCTCCGCTCGGAGGGGTTCGTGGAGAGCCGGCAGGGCGCCGGCAGCTGGACGGCGCTGCCCGCCGGCACCCCGGCACAGGCCCGCCACGAGCTCGCCGGGGACCGTACGCTCATCGACCTGGCCTGCGTCGCGCCGGCCGCGCCCGCGGGCTTCGAGGAGTGCGTCGCCGCGGCCGTCGCGGAGCTGCCGCGCCACACGGGCGGCCCCGGCTACGAACCGCTCGGCCTGGCCGGGCTGCGACAGGCGATCGCCGAGCGGTACACCGTACGCGGCGTGCCCACCCTGCCCGAGCAGATCCTCGTCACGACCGGCGCCCAGCACGCGCTGTGCCTCGTGGTCCAGGCGTTCGTGCATCCCGGGGACGCCGTGCTGGTCGAGTCGCCGACGTATCCGCACGCCCTCGACGCCCTGCGCCGGGCCGGGGCCCGCCTCGTGCCCGCCGGAGTCAACGCCGGGTGGGACCTGGAGCTCATCGCCGGCGGCATGCGCCAGGCCGCGGCGCGGCTCGCGTACGTGATCCCCGACTTCCAGAACCCCACCGGCCGGCTCATGGCCGACGAGGACCGCGCCGCGCTCGTCGCCGCGGCCCGCGACGCGGGGGCGTATGTGGTGAGCGACGAGACGTTCGCCGAGCTCGCCGTGGACGACGTCCCGAGGTCGAGGCCGCTCGCCGCGCATGACACCGACGGCCGGGTCATCAGCATCGGCTCGGCGGCCAAGGTGCTGTGGGGCGGCCTGCGCATCGGCTGGATCCGCGCCGGCCAGGCCCTCGTACGCCGCCTGGCCGAGGCGCGGGAGACCGTCGACCTGGCCAGCCCGGTACTCGAACAGCTCATCGTCACCGAGCTGCTGGACCGGATCGAGACGATCACCGCCGACCGGCGCACGATGCTGCGCGAACGGCGCGGGGCCCTGGTCGCGGCGCTGCGCCACGAGTGCCCGGACTGGGAGTTCGAGGTCCCGCCGGGCGGACTGTCACTGTGGGTGCGTCTGCCGGGCGGCTCCAGCACGGCACTGGCGGCCGCGGCGGGACGGCACGGCCTGCACCTCGTGCCGGGGACGGCGTTCGGCGTCGACGGGGTCCTGGACGACCACATGAGGGTGCCGTACGTCCTGCCGCCGGACCGGCTGCGCGAGGCGGTCACCAGGCTGGCGGCGGCCCGCCACGACGCGCACGCCGCACATCCGGTCCCGCGGGCCTACGTGTAA
- a CDS encoding response regulator — MSVRVLLVDDQPLMLVGLTMLIGDTDDLEVVGQAGDGGEAVRLVRELRPDVVVMDIRMPGVDGIEATWQAAAEPDPPKVLVLTTFDDDEHVYGALRAGASGFLLKSMALDAILEAIRVVAAGDALIAPSVTRRLIADFAGTSGPAAPEPDAGPAADSSPIAGITDREREVLALVGQGLSNAEIAERLVISAATAKTHVARLFAKLEARDRVHLAIVAFETGLVPRRR; from the coding sequence ATGAGCGTGCGGGTGTTGCTGGTCGACGACCAGCCGCTGATGCTCGTCGGGCTCACGATGCTGATCGGCGACACCGACGACCTGGAGGTGGTCGGCCAGGCCGGCGACGGCGGCGAGGCGGTGCGCCTGGTGCGTGAGCTGCGGCCGGACGTCGTGGTGATGGACATCCGGATGCCGGGCGTGGACGGGATCGAGGCGACCTGGCAGGCGGCCGCCGAGCCGGACCCGCCCAAGGTGCTGGTGCTGACGACCTTCGACGACGACGAACACGTCTACGGCGCACTACGCGCCGGGGCCAGCGGATTCCTGCTCAAGAGCATGGCCCTGGACGCGATCCTGGAAGCGATCCGCGTGGTGGCCGCGGGCGACGCGTTGATCGCGCCGAGCGTGACCCGACGGCTGATCGCGGACTTCGCCGGAACGTCCGGCCCCGCGGCCCCCGAACCGGACGCCGGGCCCGCCGCGGACTCGAGTCCCATCGCGGGGATCACCGACCGGGAGCGCGAGGTGCTGGCACTGGTCGGACAGGGACTGTCGAACGCTGAGATAGCCGAGCGGTTGGTGATCAGCGCGGCGACCGCGAAGACGCATGTCGCGCGTCTGTTCGCCAAGCTCGAGGCTCGGGACCGCGTCCACCTGGCGATCGTCGCCTTCGAAACCGGACTCGTGCCGCGTCGACGGTAG
- a CDS encoding SIR2 family NAD-dependent protein deacylase, with product MIGEWLRDASAVTVLTGAGISTESGIPDFRGPQGVWTKDPRAAAMATIDVYLTDPEVRRRSWRSRRDHPAWGAEPNAGHRALVDLERSGRLRAIITQNIDGLHQKAGSDPGLVIEVHGTMLDAECLVCGLRTPMPEVLTRVDLGEDDPPCLTCGGIQKSATISFGQELRPEVFAAAERAARDCDLFFAVGSSLGVQPAAGLCLEAVERGARLVIINAQETPYDRLADAIVREPIGQALPTFVSEAC from the coding sequence ATGATCGGCGAATGGCTGCGGGACGCGAGTGCGGTCACCGTGCTCACGGGGGCGGGCATCAGCACCGAGAGCGGCATTCCCGACTTCCGCGGCCCGCAGGGTGTCTGGACGAAGGACCCGAGGGCCGCGGCGATGGCCACGATCGACGTCTACCTCACCGACCCCGAGGTACGCCGCCGCTCGTGGCGTTCACGCCGCGACCACCCGGCCTGGGGCGCGGAGCCGAACGCCGGGCACCGGGCGCTCGTCGACCTTGAAAGGTCCGGGCGGCTGCGCGCGATCATCACCCAGAACATCGACGGGCTCCACCAGAAGGCCGGTTCGGATCCCGGTCTGGTCATCGAGGTGCACGGCACCATGCTCGACGCCGAATGCCTCGTCTGCGGGCTGCGCACACCCATGCCGGAGGTCCTCACCCGCGTCGACCTCGGTGAGGACGACCCGCCGTGCCTGACGTGCGGCGGCATCCAGAAGTCCGCGACGATCTCGTTCGGGCAGGAGCTGAGGCCGGAGGTGTTCGCCGCCGCGGAGCGGGCGGCACGTGACTGCGACCTGTTTTTCGCGGTGGGGTCCTCGCTCGGCGTGCAGCCCGCCGCGGGCCTCTGTCTGGAGGCCGTCGAGCGTGGCGCGCGCCTCGTCATCATCAACGCGCAGGAGACGCCCTACGATCGTCTCGCCGACGCCATCGTACGGGAGCCGATCGGCCAGGCCCTTCCGACATTCGTGTCAGAAGCCTGTTGA
- the trxA gene encoding thioredoxin translates to MIELTTENFDAEVLHSDRPVLVDFWAEWCPPCRMIAPILDEVEAEYGDRLTIAKINGDLHPEIAQRYQVLGYPTLNLYRDGEVVHQIIGAKPKRALKADLDAHL, encoded by the coding sequence ATGATCGAACTGACGACCGAGAACTTCGACGCGGAGGTGCTCCACTCGGACCGCCCGGTCCTCGTCGACTTCTGGGCCGAGTGGTGCCCACCGTGCCGGATGATCGCGCCGATCCTTGACGAGGTCGAGGCGGAGTACGGCGACCGCCTGACCATCGCCAAGATCAACGGCGACCTGCACCCGGAGATCGCGCAGAGGTACCAGGTGCTGGGCTATCCCACACTCAACCTCTACCGCGACGGCGAGGTGGTCCACCAGATCATCGGCGCCAAGCCCAAGCGCGCGCTGAAGGCCGACCTGGACGCCCACCTCTGA
- a CDS encoding glycoside hydrolase family 15 protein: MSAPIEDYALIGDLFSCALVGLDGSIDWLCLPRLDSPACFSGLLGGPDNGRWQITPASGGKATRRQYRGDTLILETEWETPEGTVRVLDFMPERGDAADVVRIIEGVSGRVPMRLDLRIRFDYGRAMPWMRRIGDHLTGIAGPDSVWLRSPVELEGHDFAHRATFVVCEGDSLPFVLTWHPSHLPAPRDVDPYEALASTERYWTDWARQCTYTGQYRDAVVRSLATLKALTYEPTGGIVAAATTSLPEAIGGVRNWDYRFCWLRDATMTLEALLRSGYRDEAKAWRAWLMRAVAGSPEDLQIMYGVAGERRLEEYELDWLPGYEGSRPVRVGNSAAKQLQLDVYGEVADSLFLAVGSGIQPERHAWSLQSAMMGFVEQHWSDPDEGLWEVRGPRRHFVHSKVMTWVAVDRAVRMIESFDRRGPLDQWRALRDEIHREVCAKGFDAERGTFTQSYGSRELDAALLLIPRVGFLPPSDPRVVGTIEAVQRELTTDGFVERYATGEEQGVDGLPGQEGAFLACSFWMAGALQQIGRTDEARELFERLLDLRNDVGLLAEEYDPRLKRLVGNFPQAFSHVPLVLTAYDLEGHDGLRGGRRTA, encoded by the coding sequence TTGTCTGCGCCAATTGAAGATTATGCGCTCATCGGCGATCTTTTCAGCTGCGCGCTTGTAGGGCTCGACGGCTCCATCGACTGGCTCTGCCTCCCCCGGCTCGACTCCCCCGCCTGCTTCTCCGGACTGCTGGGCGGCCCCGACAACGGCCGCTGGCAGATCACCCCGGCCTCCGGCGGAAAGGCGACGCGGCGGCAGTACCGCGGCGACACGCTCATCCTGGAGACCGAGTGGGAGACGCCCGAGGGCACCGTCCGCGTGCTCGACTTCATGCCCGAGCGCGGTGACGCGGCGGACGTCGTCCGCATCATCGAGGGTGTCTCCGGCCGGGTGCCGATGCGCCTGGACCTGCGGATCCGGTTCGACTACGGCCGTGCCATGCCGTGGATGCGGCGGATCGGCGACCACCTCACCGGCATCGCGGGCCCCGACTCGGTGTGGCTGCGCAGCCCGGTCGAGCTGGAGGGCCACGACTTCGCCCACCGGGCGACGTTCGTCGTCTGCGAGGGTGACTCGCTGCCGTTCGTCCTCACCTGGCACCCCTCACACCTTCCCGCGCCGCGCGACGTCGACCCGTATGAGGCCCTGGCGAGCACCGAGCGGTACTGGACCGACTGGGCCCGGCAGTGCACCTACACCGGCCAGTACCGCGACGCCGTCGTACGCTCGCTCGCGACGCTCAAGGCGCTGACCTACGAACCCACCGGCGGCATCGTCGCGGCGGCGACCACCTCCCTGCCCGAGGCCATCGGCGGTGTGCGCAACTGGGACTACCGTTTCTGCTGGCTGCGCGACGCCACGATGACGCTCGAGGCGCTCCTGCGCAGCGGCTACCGCGACGAGGCCAAGGCCTGGCGCGCGTGGCTGATGCGGGCGGTGGCCGGCAGCCCGGAGGACCTGCAGATCATGTACGGCGTGGCGGGTGAGCGCCGGCTGGAGGAGTACGAGCTGGACTGGCTGCCGGGCTATGAGGGCTCGCGTCCTGTGCGCGTCGGCAACTCCGCGGCCAAACAGCTCCAGCTCGACGTCTACGGCGAGGTGGCCGACTCTCTCTTCCTCGCGGTGGGCAGCGGCATCCAGCCCGAGCGCCACGCCTGGTCGCTGCAGAGCGCGATGATGGGCTTCGTCGAGCAGCACTGGAGCGACCCGGACGAGGGCCTGTGGGAGGTACGCGGCCCGCGGCGGCACTTCGTGCACTCGAAGGTCATGACGTGGGTCGCGGTCGACCGTGCGGTCCGCATGATCGAGAGCTTCGACCGCCGCGGCCCGCTCGACCAGTGGCGTGCGCTGCGCGACGAGATCCACCGCGAGGTGTGCGCGAAGGGCTTCGACGCGGAGCGCGGCACGTTCACCCAGTCGTACGGCTCGCGCGAGCTGGACGCCGCGCTGCTGCTCATCCCCCGGGTCGGCTTCCTGCCGCCGTCCGACCCTCGTGTGGTCGGCACGATCGAGGCGGTCCAGCGCGAGCTCACCACCGACGGGTTCGTCGAGCGGTACGCCACCGGCGAGGAGCAGGGCGTCGACGGGCTGCCCGGACAGGAGGGCGCGTTCCTCGCCTGCAGCTTCTGGATGGCCGGGGCGCTCCAGCAGATCGGGCGTACGGACGAGGCGCGGGAGCTGTTCGAGCGGCTCCTGGACCTGCGCAACGACGTCGGCCTGCTCGCCGAGGAGTACGACCCTCGGCTGAAGCGCCTCGTCGGCAACTTCCCGCAGGCGTTCAGCCACGTACCCCTCGTGCTCACCGCGTACGACCTCGAAGGCCACGACGGCCTGCGCGGCGGGCGGCGTACCGCCTGA
- a CDS encoding YczE/YyaS/YitT family protein yields the protein MTGRRAVLVRRLAQLYIGLALYGLGIALQVASRLGNDPWDTLHQGLARQTGLSIGTWIIIAGALVMFLWIPLRQRPGLGTISNVILTGAFADLFLWLLPDPGPLALRWAYLVAAILVGGFATGCYIGAGFGPGPRDGLTTGLAARGHSLRLVRTGIEVTVLAIGWTLGGTVGIGTLLYAVAIGPLAHVFIPLLKAERSPLVVRHRVEVEFEGVEPVVPEAPVRR from the coding sequence GTGACGGGGAGGCGAGCCGTGCTCGTACGCCGATTGGCCCAGCTCTACATTGGATTGGCCCTCTACGGCCTCGGCATCGCTCTCCAGGTGGCCTCGCGGCTCGGCAACGACCCGTGGGACACACTCCACCAGGGGCTCGCCCGCCAGACCGGCCTGTCGATCGGCACCTGGATCATCATCGCGGGCGCCCTGGTGATGTTCCTGTGGATCCCGCTCCGCCAGCGGCCCGGTCTCGGCACGATCAGCAACGTCATCCTCACCGGCGCGTTCGCCGACCTGTTCCTGTGGCTGCTGCCCGATCCGGGACCGCTCGCACTGCGCTGGGCGTACCTGGTCGCGGCGATCCTCGTCGGCGGCTTCGCCACCGGCTGCTACATCGGCGCGGGCTTCGGCCCCGGCCCCAGGGACGGCCTGACGACCGGCCTGGCCGCGCGCGGCCACTCCCTGCGCCTCGTGCGCACCGGCATCGAGGTGACCGTGCTGGCGATCGGCTGGACGCTGGGCGGCACGGTCGGCATCGGCACCCTCCTGTACGCCGTGGCGATCGGCCCGCTCGCCCACGTCTTCATCCCGCTCCTGAAGGCCGAGAGATCACCCCTCGTCGTCCGGCATCGCGTCGAGGTGGAGTTCGAGGGCGTCGAGCCGGTCGTTCCAGAAGCGCCGGTACGGCGCTAG
- a CDS encoding alanine racemase: MVDADALRRLGDERIDWRFKGMPADADGMTVAELAAERRNLFDGGFHPPLVVLDAGALEHNLTTMRDWCERHGVLLAPHGKTTMAPQLYARQLELGAWGISVANFAQLRVARAFGVRRVLVANELLDPAGLVWVAGELARDPEFHLLCFADSVRGVELMAAALRGSVRPVDILVELGASGGRAGVRDVATAEAVAAAVGAAPELRLAGVAGYEGAVGHGTTPESLATVDRYLRDLRALAERLDLPGDAILSAGGSAFFDQVADVFDGTRTVLRSGAYITHDDGFYRDVSPLGRTEGPSFVSALHAWAQVTSHPEPGLALLTLGRRDVSFDQGLPEPHTVRHADGTRSPATDSRLTELNDQHAFLKLGPDTKAEVGDWVDCGPSHPCTVFDKWQLLPVVDGETVVDLIRTWF; the protein is encoded by the coding sequence GTGGTGGATGCCGATGCGTTGCGCAGGCTGGGCGACGAGCGGATCGACTGGAGATTCAAGGGGATGCCGGCCGACGCCGACGGCATGACCGTCGCCGAGCTGGCCGCCGAGCGGCGGAACCTGTTCGACGGTGGTTTCCACCCACCGCTGGTCGTCCTGGACGCCGGTGCCCTCGAACACAACCTGACGACGATGCGCGACTGGTGCGAGCGCCACGGAGTCCTGCTCGCGCCGCACGGCAAGACCACGATGGCGCCGCAGCTGTACGCGCGCCAGCTGGAGCTCGGCGCCTGGGGCATCAGCGTCGCCAACTTCGCCCAGCTCCGCGTCGCACGCGCCTTCGGCGTCCGGCGCGTCCTGGTGGCCAACGAGCTCCTCGACCCGGCGGGGCTGGTTTGGGTGGCGGGTGAGCTCGCCCGCGACCCGGAGTTCCACTTGCTGTGCTTCGCCGACTCGGTACGCGGCGTGGAGCTCATGGCGGCCGCGCTCCGCGGCTCCGTACGGCCCGTGGACATCCTCGTGGAGCTCGGCGCGTCCGGCGGGCGTGCCGGCGTGCGCGACGTGGCCACCGCCGAGGCCGTCGCCGCCGCCGTCGGCGCGGCGCCCGAGCTGCGCCTCGCCGGAGTCGCCGGCTACGAGGGCGCCGTCGGGCACGGGACGACACCGGAGAGCCTGGCCACGGTCGACCGTTACCTGCGCGACCTGCGCGCACTGGCGGAGCGCCTCGACCTGCCCGGCGACGCCATCCTGAGCGCGGGCGGCAGCGCCTTCTTCGACCAGGTCGCGGACGTCTTCGACGGCACACGTACGGTACTGCGCAGCGGCGCGTACATCACCCACGATGACGGCTTCTACCGCGACGTCTCCCCGCTCGGCCGTACCGAGGGCCCGTCCTTCGTGTCCGCGCTGCACGCCTGGGCCCAGGTGACCTCCCATCCCGAGCCCGGCCTGGCGCTGCTCACCCTGGGCCGCCGCGACGTCTCCTTCGACCAGGGCCTGCCCGAGCCGCACACCGTACGCCACGCCGACGGCACCCGCTCACCCGCGACGGACAGCCGGCTGACCGAGCTCAACGACCAGCACGCGTTCCTCAAGCTCGGCCCGGACACGAAGGCGGAGGTCGGGGACTGGGTGGACTGCGGGCCGTCCCACCCGTGCACGGTCTTCGACAAGTGGCAGCTCCTGCCGGTCGTGGACGGCGAGACGGTGGTGGACCTGATCCGCACCTGGTTCTGA
- a CDS encoding S66 peptidase family protein produces the protein MGDPGDEGLPSLREGDRVAVIAPSGPADPARLERGSAVLRGLGFEVGVGKHALDHNPSGLTYLAGSDADRAADLQAAWCDPRISAVFCARGGYGATRVLDHLDWTALGDARPKLLHGSSDITALHAAFGRRLSVPTSFGPMVTFLADRGAEELAHLRDGLSGTGPSVEGTHALRGGRARGVLTGGNLALLVSLLGTPYAPEPAAGRIVFLEDVNEAPYRVDRMLTQLLQAGYFEDVAGIVLGTWTGCGDLEAVFADRLTPIGVPVLAGVPVGHGPRQLTIRLGAGAELDADALVLVPSTGGGPVRRTPPYGPASEETP, from the coding sequence ATGGGTGACCCCGGGGACGAGGGACTCCCCTCCCTGCGTGAGGGGGACAGGGTCGCCGTCATCGCCCCGAGCGGTCCAGCCGATCCGGCCCGGCTCGAGCGCGGCAGTGCCGTGCTGCGAGGCCTGGGGTTCGAGGTCGGCGTCGGCAAGCACGCGCTCGACCACAACCCGTCCGGGCTCACCTACCTCGCCGGATCCGACGCCGATCGGGCCGCGGACCTTCAGGCCGCCTGGTGCGACCCGCGGATCTCCGCGGTGTTCTGCGCGCGCGGCGGCTACGGCGCCACCCGCGTTCTGGACCATCTCGACTGGACCGCCCTGGGAGACGCCCGGCCGAAGCTCCTGCACGGGTCCAGCGACATCACCGCCCTGCACGCGGCGTTCGGCCGGCGGCTGTCCGTGCCGACCTCGTTCGGGCCGATGGTCACCTTTCTCGCCGACCGCGGTGCGGAGGAGCTCGCCCACCTGCGCGATGGCCTGTCCGGCACGGGGCCGTCGGTGGAGGGGACACACGCGCTGCGGGGCGGACGGGCCCGTGGCGTGCTGACCGGCGGAAACCTCGCCCTGCTCGTCTCGCTGCTCGGCACCCCATACGCCCCGGAGCCGGCCGCGGGCAGGATCGTGTTCCTGGAAGACGTGAACGAAGCGCCGTACCGCGTCGACCGCATGCTCACCCAGCTGCTGCAGGCGGGTTACTTCGAGGACGTCGCCGGGATCGTCCTCGGCACCTGGACCGGCTGCGGTGATCTCGAGGCGGTCTTCGCGGACCGCCTCACTCCGATCGGCGTGCCGGTCCTCGCCGGCGTACCGGTCGGACACGGTCCTCGTCAGCTCACGATCCGGCTCGGCGCCGGCGCGGAGCTCGACGCGGACGCACTGGTGCTCGTCCCGAGCACGGGGGGAGGCCCGGTACGGCGGACGCCGCCGTACGGGCCCGCAAGCGAGGAGACGCCGTGA